The following proteins come from a genomic window of Gordonia westfalica:
- a CDS encoding thioesterase family protein: MPTLAELISGFDHDFVVPTEWTQGRTAYGGLTAALSVHAARLTAGDELPPLKSAQFLLSAPVVDTATIKARRLREGRSASSVAVETVSGGQVAAHAALIFARPRTSTIEHDLVETPALPGPDECPDFAEPSAMRPAFVDNFDIRKAGGASPMSNDGPPRFRAWVRHRGAEGVDRATALVALADALPPATTAAFTEWAPVSTMSWTLHLCTDELPDPSEWLLLESASTFTRDGYSHQSMTLWDSASRPVIQASQTVAVFA; the protein is encoded by the coding sequence ATGCCCACACTCGCCGAACTCATCTCCGGTTTCGATCACGATTTCGTCGTGCCCACCGAGTGGACCCAAGGTCGTACCGCCTACGGCGGTCTGACCGCGGCGCTGTCCGTCCACGCGGCCCGGCTTACCGCCGGAGACGAGCTACCGCCGTTGAAGTCGGCCCAGTTCCTGCTCAGCGCACCCGTCGTCGACACCGCGACGATCAAGGCACGCCGATTGCGTGAGGGCAGGTCGGCGAGCAGCGTCGCCGTCGAGACCGTCAGCGGGGGACAGGTGGCCGCGCATGCGGCACTGATCTTCGCCCGGCCTCGCACCAGCACGATCGAGCACGATCTCGTCGAGACCCCGGCCTTACCGGGACCGGATGAATGCCCGGACTTCGCCGAACCGTCCGCGATGCGACCGGCGTTCGTGGACAACTTCGACATCCGGAAAGCCGGTGGGGCGAGTCCGATGTCGAACGACGGGCCGCCGCGGTTCCGCGCCTGGGTGCGCCACCGTGGCGCCGAGGGCGTCGATCGGGCAACCGCGCTCGTCGCCCTCGCCGATGCCCTGCCGCCGGCGACAACCGCGGCGTTCACCGAGTGGGCGCCGGTCAGCACCATGAGTTGGACATTGCATCTGTGCACCGACGAGCTACCGGATCCGTCGGAGTGGCTGCTGCTGGAGTCGGCGAGCACCTTCACCCGCGACGGCTACTCCCACCAGTCGATGACGCTCTGGGACAGCGCATCCAGACCAGTCATCCAGGCGTCGCAGACCGTCGCGGTGTTCGCCTGA
- a CDS encoding isochorismatase family protein — protein sequence MTTIRRALILVDVQNQYFDGPLAIQYPPRDVSVQNIVRLIDHAEEQGIPVVAVQHTYPAGAPAFAEGSLSWELHPEVAARATPAWKRVRKQFGSVFAGTDVAEWLREQDVDTVTLAGYMTNNCDLVSAAGAEEWGIAAEVISDATGAIHIANAAGKASAEQVHTTLLAILNSNFAAVATTDEWIDASNSGVALAKDDLLSSAVEGQNAFDA from the coding sequence ATGACCACGATCCGCCGCGCACTGATCCTCGTCGACGTCCAGAACCAGTACTTCGACGGACCGCTGGCGATTCAGTACCCACCGCGAGATGTGAGCGTGCAGAACATCGTTCGGCTCATCGATCACGCAGAGGAACAGGGCATCCCGGTGGTGGCGGTCCAGCACACCTACCCGGCCGGCGCGCCCGCGTTCGCCGAAGGCTCGTTGTCGTGGGAGCTCCACCCCGAGGTCGCCGCACGGGCGACGCCAGCCTGGAAGCGGGTGCGCAAGCAGTTCGGCAGCGTATTCGCCGGCACCGACGTGGCGGAGTGGCTGCGGGAGCAGGACGTGGACACGGTGACCCTCGCCGGCTACATGACGAACAACTGCGACCTGGTCTCCGCCGCGGGAGCCGAGGAGTGGGGCATCGCCGCCGAGGTCATCTCGGATGCCACCGGCGCCATCCACATCGCGAACGCAGCCGGAAAGGCCTCCGCCGAACAGGTCCACACGACCCTCCTGGCCATTCTCAACTCCAACTTCGCCGCGGTTGCCACCACCGATGAGTGGATCGACGCGAGCAACTCGGGAGTCGCGCTGGCCAAGGATGATCTGCTGTCGTCAGCAGTTGAGGGGCAAAACGCATTCGACGCCTGA
- a CDS encoding GlxA family transcriptional regulator, whose protein sequence is MRIAVYAFQGISMFHLAAPQMVFGETARVEPTASWTTVLWSATGGDVGVGEGHRISGLAGPEAAADADMIVVPSWPEDLPPLDGPLRRILTDGHERGAIIVGLCLGAIPVADAGLLSGRSAVTHWAAMDALRKRHNDIPLDSLVLYVDHGDVLTSAGTASAIDACLHLVRERLGADVANDVARRLVVAPHRDGGQAQYTRQPVPETASGNPISELMGWAVQHLDEPLTVARLASRASMSTRGFVRNFKLVTGTTPAQWVLQQRLDRARVLLETTDLGMDGIAQRCGFGSSVTMRQNFAAAFATSPTSYRRQFRVSA, encoded by the coding sequence ATGCGAATCGCTGTGTACGCCTTCCAAGGCATCTCGATGTTCCATCTCGCCGCACCTCAGATGGTGTTCGGGGAGACCGCGAGAGTAGAGCCGACGGCGTCGTGGACAACCGTTCTGTGGAGCGCGACCGGCGGCGACGTGGGTGTCGGCGAGGGCCACCGGATCAGTGGTCTCGCGGGACCCGAGGCGGCCGCCGACGCGGACATGATCGTCGTGCCGTCGTGGCCGGAGGATCTCCCGCCGCTCGATGGGCCACTTCGTCGAATCCTCACCGACGGTCACGAGCGCGGCGCGATCATCGTGGGCCTTTGCCTCGGTGCCATCCCGGTTGCCGACGCCGGCCTGCTCTCCGGGCGTTCGGCGGTGACACACTGGGCGGCGATGGACGCTCTGCGCAAGCGGCACAACGACATCCCGCTCGATTCGCTGGTGCTCTACGTCGACCACGGCGATGTCTTGACGTCAGCGGGAACGGCGTCGGCCATCGACGCGTGTCTGCACCTTGTTCGCGAGCGGTTGGGTGCCGACGTGGCCAACGACGTCGCACGCAGGCTGGTCGTCGCGCCGCACCGGGACGGCGGTCAGGCGCAATACACCCGACAACCCGTCCCGGAGACGGCATCGGGCAACCCGATCAGCGAACTCATGGGATGGGCCGTCCAGCATCTCGACGAACCGCTCACCGTCGCACGTCTCGCCTCCCGAGCCTCGATGAGTACCCGGGGTTTCGTGCGCAACTTCAAACTGGTGACCGGGACGACCCCCGCCCAGTGGGTCCTCCAGCAACGCCTCGATCGTGCGCGCGTTCTCCTCGAGACCACCGACCTCGGGATGGACGGCATCGCGCAGCGGTGCGGGTTCGGCAGCAGCGTCACGATGCGACAGAACTTCGCCGCAGCGTTCGCGACGTCGCCGACCAGCTATCGGCGACAGTTCCGGGTTTCCGCGTGA
- a CDS encoding DUF1622 domain-containing protein, whose product MDFEDIFTAVAVAFEALGALAMIIGFIIAIVLGARSLSRKEGGSEAFSVLRTTLGSAILLGLEILVAADLIRTITSKPSIEDALILGIIVVIRTVLSMSIQIEIEGALPWRRAVLTNGGQLLSKAVARDAAASRAAGETESIER is encoded by the coding sequence ATGGATTTCGAGGACATCTTCACCGCGGTGGCAGTCGCATTCGAAGCACTCGGCGCGTTGGCGATGATCATCGGGTTCATCATCGCCATCGTCCTCGGCGCGCGATCGCTGTCGCGCAAGGAGGGCGGAAGCGAGGCCTTCTCGGTTCTTCGGACCACTTTGGGTTCGGCCATCCTGCTCGGTCTCGAAATCCTCGTCGCCGCGGACCTCATCCGAACGATCACCTCGAAGCCCTCCATCGAGGACGCACTGATCCTCGGCATCATCGTGGTGATCCGGACCGTGTTGTCGATGTCCATCCAGATCGAGATCGAGGGCGCGCTGCCGTGGCGACGAGCTGTACTCACCAACGGTGGCCAACTTCTGAGCAAGGCGGTGGCACGCGACGCGGCTGCGAGCCGGGCCGCCGGCGAGACGGAATCGATTGAGCGGTGA
- a CDS encoding cation:proton antiporter: MTPALIAIVVIVGWSLVAGRLSRLQISGAFLMVVAGIVIGLTTNNSIGNALDTDVAEPVVELILALLLFVDAIEVRGGYFAGERRTSFRLLLVAMPLSVAAATLLGLALLPSMSVGVALLIACVVIPMDLTPATSLVRDHRFPTRVRHLLNIESGYNDGIIAPIFIFALTLAGDHKHAASPAEALEMAVPSALWAALAGSVIGLITARLTNLSVLRGLATEQSVRISLVLIPILAYGCSVQLGGNGFVAAFVCGIAYKATRKNGPGDEELRLADDVSALAALTMWFVFGCAAVLVFELGFVWQIVVLGLAALTVLRIVPVYLALMRTDIGPRDRLLLGVLGPRGTASIVFGLLAFNELDGMVADETLYAMTVTVLASVVLHGFGVSLIARRLDRRDRVQELESD, encoded by the coding sequence ATGACCCCCGCATTGATCGCCATCGTGGTGATCGTCGGGTGGTCGCTGGTCGCGGGCCGGTTGTCCCGGCTCCAGATCTCGGGTGCGTTCCTGATGGTGGTCGCCGGCATCGTGATCGGCCTGACCACCAACAACTCGATCGGCAACGCCCTCGACACCGACGTGGCCGAGCCGGTCGTCGAATTGATCCTCGCCCTACTGTTGTTCGTCGACGCCATCGAGGTACGGGGCGGCTATTTCGCCGGTGAACGCCGAACGTCGTTCCGCCTGCTTCTCGTCGCGATGCCGCTGTCGGTGGCGGCGGCCACCCTGCTCGGTCTGGCCCTGCTTCCGTCGATGTCGGTCGGCGTGGCACTGCTCATCGCGTGCGTCGTGATCCCGATGGACCTGACGCCCGCAACGTCGCTGGTACGCGATCACCGCTTCCCCACTCGGGTACGACACCTGTTGAACATCGAGAGTGGCTACAACGACGGAATCATCGCGCCGATCTTCATCTTCGCCCTCACGCTCGCAGGCGACCACAAGCACGCCGCATCGCCCGCCGAAGCGCTCGAGATGGCCGTACCCTCGGCGCTGTGGGCCGCACTGGCCGGCAGTGTGATCGGCCTGATCACGGCTCGACTGACCAACTTGTCCGTGCTTCGCGGACTCGCGACGGAACAGTCAGTCAGGATCAGTCTCGTCCTCATCCCGATCCTGGCGTACGGATGTTCGGTGCAGCTCGGCGGCAACGGATTCGTAGCCGCCTTCGTCTGCGGTATCGCCTACAAGGCGACCCGGAAGAACGGGCCCGGTGATGAGGAGTTGCGGCTCGCCGATGATGTCAGTGCTCTCGCCGCGCTCACGATGTGGTTCGTGTTCGGGTGCGCCGCGGTGCTGGTGTTCGAACTCGGATTCGTCTGGCAGATCGTCGTTCTGGGGCTGGCGGCGCTGACCGTTCTACGCATCGTGCCGGTGTACCTCGCGCTGATGCGCACCGACATCGGTCCGCGCGATCGGCTGCTGCTCGGCGTTCTCGGCCCGCGTGGCACCGCGTCGATCGTGTTCGGTCTCCTCGCCTTCAACGAACTCGACGGCATGGTCGCCGACGAGACGCTGTACGCAATGACGGTGACGGTGTTGGCCAGCGTGGTGCTGCACGGCTTCGGCGTGAGCCTCATCGCGCGGCGTCTCGACCGGCGAGACCGTGTGCAGGAGTTAGAGTCCGACTGA
- a CDS encoding haloalkane dehalogenase — translation MTQTSRSIPLSAFGPDARSVDTEVLDSHIHHIEHGDGDPIVFLHGSPTSSYLWRHVFTRLTGRGRLIVPDLIGFGDSGRPDIAYELDDHIRYLDAWFDALELDNVTLVVQDYGAAFGVSWAARHSDRVKAVLLAEPVIRDIASADLPEPFVQAQQLIRTPGDGEKFVVEDNLFLTQVLPGAFLTPPAQEDLDVYLAPFPTAESRGHLIKFPRNLPIDGNPASSVDFLERSVDWLKTSNDVPKLLLTFEPGFLLTPEILAWATENIAALEVRAAGAGVHFVQEEQPQAIADGVLDLLARAEGAK, via the coding sequence ATGACACAGACGTCCCGTTCGATCCCGCTCAGCGCCTTCGGGCCCGACGCTCGCAGCGTCGACACCGAGGTGCTCGACTCGCACATCCACCACATCGAGCACGGAGACGGGGATCCCATCGTCTTCCTGCACGGCAGCCCCACGAGCTCGTACCTCTGGCGGCATGTGTTCACCCGCCTGACCGGTCGTGGGCGCCTGATCGTTCCGGACCTCATCGGATTCGGCGACTCCGGGCGACCCGACATCGCCTACGAACTCGACGACCACATCCGGTACCTGGACGCCTGGTTCGACGCCCTGGAACTCGACAACGTCACCCTCGTGGTCCAGGACTACGGTGCCGCATTCGGAGTCTCCTGGGCCGCACGGCATTCCGATCGCGTGAAGGCAGTGCTCCTGGCCGAGCCGGTCATCCGCGACATCGCGTCGGCGGACCTGCCCGAACCGTTCGTGCAGGCGCAGCAACTGATCCGCACGCCCGGCGACGGCGAGAAGTTCGTCGTCGAGGACAACCTGTTCCTCACCCAGGTCCTGCCCGGCGCCTTCCTCACCCCGCCGGCTCAGGAAGACCTCGACGTCTACCTCGCGCCCTTCCCCACGGCCGAGTCGCGCGGCCACCTCATCAAGTTCCCGCGCAATCTGCCCATCGACGGCAACCCGGCCTCGAGCGTCGACTTCCTCGAGCGGAGCGTCGACTGGCTGAAGACCAGCAACGACGTCCCGAAGCTCCTCCTCACCTTCGAACCCGGCTTCCTGCTGACCCCCGAGATCCTCGCGTGGGCCACCGAGAACATCGCGGCCCTCGAGGTCCGAGCCGCCGGCGCGGGCGTCCACTTCGTCCAGGAAGAGCAGCCTCAGGCCATCGCCGACGGCGTCCTCGACCTGCTGGCGCGTGCCGAGGGAGCGAAATGA